Within Wyeomyia smithii strain HCP4-BCI-WySm-NY-G18 chromosome 2, ASM2978416v1, whole genome shotgun sequence, the genomic segment TTCTggcataagcgcaatggtaccagttacGGCAATATTGCATTTAAATCCCATAGACCATTACTGGTGATGtcataactggtacatttttaaGGTATTGCCATCTGGGACAGTgcctagcaaaaaaaattgagaagGTCGCATACATGAGGTGTGTACACTTGAGATGGAATAACCCATatcctagtaacaatattggttttatcgaagttttataacgcttaatacagccaaaacagcgctataaaaccttgccaaaaccacttttgttacttgggttgggttttattttataacaaaaGAAATAATTACTTTTGAGGGCCATTCACAATAAGAGGTTCAAAGTTCGCAAAACAGTGTTCATACTTAAGGATTTTGTTAAAACAAGAAGCAACAAAAATTATTCTGCTTATATATGAAATAAATActtttaagaatatttttataaaaaatcaattagGTATATGAATCGAAGAAGTAGAACTGAGGTTGCcataattagcgaattagcggaattttGAATATTATGTTTTAAAACATGTGGTGAACGTAAAGGATTGTGAATCTTATTCCTCAACCATTTCACCGTTCAACTTATTCTGGGCTAATAGGTTACGGTTATGACAACTCGCCAAAACGATTTTGAGGGACACAATTTTGATCTTTATTTCATTGGCGATCCCTTGCTGCTACAATGCAGGTGCCTTTCATGGTCCTGATGTCCAGAAGAGCCGCTTTTTTGGGTCGAATAGCAACTTCCTTGCTTTCCATTCACGACACGAAGTTTAGTCGTTTCAGGCTACGAAACGAATTCATTTGACAGGGGAAACGACTGATTCAGATTTCGAGTAGTTTAAAAAGTCAAGctcgaaaacaaacacatgcacttcttttcgacaaaaataatgtttttgactATGACATGACACAAAGTGGGAGGGACAGGCTTGTTCAGTTGTTTCATTATAATCGTGTTGCGGTAGTTGCACACCCCTTGTCATTAGATGACCCTGTATTGATACTGACACTTTGTATTAATTTTCATTCGCTATTAGTACGTGCTTCTAGACGGTTCaataaatgaatttggtttaatTATATCGCGTGTATTACTCAAATAGAACATGGTGTcagaagtaaaaaagtaaagttTGTTTGTGAAAATAGTGTTTTCTGCGTCATTGACATCGCgaaacaaaaagtaacaaataaTCGAGACTTTCAAAAAGCGTCACGGGAATAGTGATTGTGGGAAAACGCAAAGTCGCAATTAGTTCGCGACCATTTTGTTTTCAGCAGTTATTACGCATCCTCATTGAAATGGTTAATCAGCAGTTCCAGCAACTTTTGGATCATCAAACCAGAATGTTTGAAGAGCTTTTCCGTGGAATAACAGCGACAGTGAATCAACAATCAATAGCCGCTACCGTATCGGCTAGTCGCCAGCcatgcactgcaagcgtttcgGTACCTCAGCCATCGCCGCTTGCATTAGAAGGAGATATGGAAGCCAATTtcgaattttttgaaaagagtTGGAGAGACTACGAAAAAGCCATTGGAATGGACCGGTGGTCAGCTACAGATGATCCTCAAAAGGTTAGTTTTCTCCTGGCGGTGATCGGAGAGccagcaagaaaaaaatattttaattttgagcTCACCACGAACGAACAAGCCAACCTTGAAGCAGCCTTGCTTGCTATCAAACAGAAGGTTGTAGCTAAGCGAAACATAATCATAGATCGACTAGATTTCTTCTCGGCTGCACAGCTTTCAAGAGAGActattgatgattttgtttcacgtCTCAAGACTTTAGCTAAAATAGCTAAATTGGGTGCATTAGAAACCGAACTAATAACGTTCAAACTAGTCACTGCAAATAAATGGCTCCATCTTCGCACTAAGATGCTCACAATATATGATAATGACTCCTCGAAAGCAGTTGACATGTGTAGAGCAGAAGAGATAGCAGCCAATCGATCTTTAGAGCTAGGAATGCCGAATGCTGATGCGGAGGTTAAAAAGATACAGAAGGCCAAAACAAAGTTACCTCGCTGTAAGTTTTGTGGTGATCAACATGAGTTTGCAAAAGGTGTCTGCCCAGCGTTTGGAAAACGTTGTCATCGGTGCAATGGTAAAAACCATTTCGAAAAGgtatgtaaaataaataaaaagtctcGCAAACAGAAGCCACGACGAGTTAAAAAAATCAACGAGGAAACAAGCGAGTCAGAGGAAGATTCTTCCGTTGGTGATGAATCGGAGGAGGATTCAGATCACGAATACGAAATCGGAAAAATTTTCGATAGTACATCCAGAGGAGGAGGTGTATCAGCTCAGTTAGACCTCAAATTTGCTGGTGCTTGGCAATCAGTAGTATGCGAACTCGACACAGGAGCGAACACGAGCCTGATTGGTCATGCTTGCTTGTCGAAACTTATTGGGAACGAAAATCCACCACTATTGCCTTCCGTCTACGAAGCTTCGGTGGAAATCCCATTAAAGTTTTGGGACAAGTTAAGATTCCATGTCGTCGGATGGGAAAAGAATACAGTTTGGTGCTACAAGTAGTCGACGTAGATCATCGTCCCTTACTATCTGCAAAAGTGTGTCGTGTGCTAGGCTTAGTTAAATTCTGCAAAGCAGTTTCTCTGAGCGAACCTAAATCGTCAACATCATATAGCAATTTACTCAACGTTTATCGCATCGAAGCTCAACAAATTGTTGAAGCACACAAAGGACTCTTTGTCGGATATGGAAAACTAGCTGGAAAGGTATCACTAGAATGCGATAAAAGCATTTCTCCACTAATTCAACAGCCACGTCGAGTACCTATCGCTTTGCGAGGTAAGTTAAAACAAGAATTGTTTTCTCTCGAAAAAGATGGAATAATTGTAAAAGAACCACAACATACCGATTGGGTTAGCAATTTGGTTTTGGTTCAGCGTGGAAACGCGCAATCAAAAGGCATCCGAATTTGCCTAGACCCCGTTCCTCTCAACAAGGCAATCAAGAGACCCCATTTGCAGTTCATAACTCTTGACGAAATTCTCCCAGAGCTAGGTAAAGCAAAAGTGTTTTCGACAGTGGACACAAAAAAAGGATTTTGGCATGTCGTTCTGGATGAACCTAGCAGCAAGCTAACGACATTTTGGACTCCCTATGGACGGTATAGATGGACACGGCTTCCATTTGGCATTTCTTCCGCTCCTGAGATTTTCCAAATGAAGTTGCTGGAAGTAATCCAAGGACTTGACGGAGTATAGTGTATCGCAGACGACCTGCTCGTGTATGGGAAAGGGAACACGTATGTAGAAGCATTGATCGATCACAACAAAAACTTGAGAAACCTTATGTCCAGACTTGAGCAACGTAATGTTAGACTAAACCATTCGAAACTAAAATTATGCCAGACTTCAGTACCTTTTTACGGACACGTGCTTACCGACCAAGGTTCAAAGCCTGATGAAAGCAAGATCTCAACTATTCGAAACTTTCCTACTCCTTTAAATCGAAAAGAAGTTCATCGCTTTATCGGTATGATAAATTATTTGAGCCGTTTTATCCCGAATCTTAGCATGCATATTACAAACATGCGGAAACTGATATCTAATTCCGTTAGCTGGCAATGGACTGCAGTTGAGGAAGGAGAATTTAAAAGCGTGAAAGAGTTGGTATCGGATATTGGAACACTACGCTACTACAACATGAACCTGCCGATAACCATCGAATGTGACGCGAGTTGCTTCGGTTTAGGAGCTGCCGTATATCAACAGGATGGAGTTATTGGATACGCTTCCCGAACGTTAACTGCCACAGAGAAATCGTATGCTCAAATAGAGAAAGAACTACTGGCCATTTTGTTTGCTTGCATCCGTTTCGATCAATTGGTTGTGGGAAATCCTAAAGTCACTATTAAGACGGATCATCGGCCactcataaacatttttcagaagCCACTGTTATCAGCCCCGCGTCGACTAACGTTGGAATATGTGACTGGCAAAGATAATGTGGTTGCCGATGCTCTATCGAGGGCCCCGCTTCACGACGATATTACTGTAGACGCATATAAGAAGAGCAACATATACAAGGTCTTCGAGGATTTGGGAAATGTCAAGATGAGCAATTGCCTAAGTATTTCGGATACTCGCTTAAGCGAAATAATGCAAGCAACAGCAAAAGACTCGACGATGCAGCTCATCATCGAATACATCCTGAATGGTTGGCCAACAACGGCTGACCAAGTGCCCGATAGTGTGAAGATTTATTTTCGTTACTCGCAAGAGCTGTCCACCCAAGACGGACTTATTTTCCGGAACGATAGAATCCTGGTACCGCAACCTTTGCGCAGGAAGCTCATTGATATTTGTCACGCAAGTCATAACGGAATTGAAGCTACGTTGAAGCTGGCTCGAGCGAATGTCTTTTGGCCAGGAATGAGTGCTCAGATAATAGAAGCTATCCAGTCGTGTGCAACATGTGCTAAATTTGCTGCATCTCAGTCCAATCCGCCTATGATAACTCACGGCATTCCAGTGTACCCTTTTCAGTTTGTTTCCATGGATGTGTTTTTCTCTGATTACCAAGGAACTAAGAGAGCATTTCTTGTGACAGTTGACCATTACTCGGATTACTTTGAAGTTGATATCTTGAAAGATTTGAAACCTGAATCAGTTATAGCCGCCTGCAAGGAGAACTTCGCCCGTCACGGTAAGCCACAAATTATACTAACAGATAACGGTACGAACTTCGTTTGCCGAAAGATGGAAGAATTCGCCATCGAATGGGATTTTCAGCACACTACATCATCTCCTCATCACCAGCAATCTAACGGGAAAGCGGAGGCAGCCGTGAAGATCGTTAAACGTTTACTGAAAAAGTCAGAAGAGTCGGGAATAGATTTTGGGTATGCTCTTTTGCATTGGCGGAATATACCCAATAAAATAGGTTCCAGTCCAGCGGCCCGTTTATTTTCGAGATCCACGAAGTGCGGTATACCGACATCGGCGAAAAATCTATTCCCAAAGGTTGTCGAAGGTGTTCCGAATTCTATCGAGGCAAACCGGGAGAAAATTCAAGTTCGCTATGACAACTCAAGTAAACATCTACCTGATCTTCAAGTTGGATCGCCAGTATATGTGCAGTTAAATCcagaaatttcaaaagaatGGTCTCGTGGCACTGTGTCGAATCGCTTGAGTGAACGTTCTTTCCAGGTGGAGGTAAATGGTGCAGGTTATCGCCGTAGCTTGGTCCACATTAAACCCTGCAAAGATCCTACCACAATTCCAAATTATAGTATTTCAACGAAGTCGTCTCAGCAAGAAACTATTTCTGATACGCCTGTTCCGAATGATACATTTTTCGCGAATGACTGTCATGCGTCGAATCAGTCAGCACCTGCTGCGATTGATGCAGCATCGACTGCGCTCCCCGATATGCCTTCTGCGACACAACGTGGTTTTTATTCAAAAGAGAAACGTGCTTCATTAGCTATAAGTCCCATCGTACGACCAAGAAGAGAAAGTCTTCTACCAACTAAGCTTAAAGATTATCATGTAGATTTAAGATAACTTTTTTAATAGTGAGGAGGATGTTGCGGAAGTTGCACACCCCTTGTCATTAGATGACCCTGTATTGATACCGACACTTTGTATTAATTTTCATTCGCTATTAGTACGTGCTTCTAGACGGTTCaataaatgaatttggtttaatTATATCGCGTGTATTACTCAAATAGAACAAATCGTGTCAAAAATGTGTAGCCCTATCATCACATGATAAAGATGTAAGTCGATATTTGGGCCTAGGTGGGACCACACATCGATAATGTCTGAGAATCTGTACTTGCTTCTCAACTGATGAGCCTCCAACTGACGAAACCGACGCTACTCTGAAATTGGCATTAAGTTAGGCTCAGCATATCTCCGATTTTTACGCTCGGTACACCAAAATAGACATTTTTATCTGTTATACTGCCACGCTTGGCATGTCAGTCATATTagcattttcagcaagccgagaaaaatgcgttttttataaaatttcataacgttgcttcttacgagatgggacaatatgtttggatgttttcccaaagtttttcagaacaatGTTGTTGAGCTCATCTATTGTTACGAAATTATGCAGAGTTAGCTACCATTTTCACTTATTTTAGTGAGAATGCAAATGGGACAGatttgctatgcgcggcagtagagacaataaaaaatcagaaattcCAATAAGGACATTTAACAACTTTATAATAACTGATCCCAGCAAAACTGGCCAATATGCGTTTCATGTAGATGATATTTTCGTTCAAAACAAAGACATAGCCTGCAAAAACCACAACCAACCGGCAAATGATTGACAGAGACTAATACCGCTTTGACAGCATTGCGGAATTAAAAAATATCACAGACTGCTGTGTGTTATTACTACTCGCGTTTGCTATAGCAATGTAAACATAATATATTGTATTTATTCGGCTTAAAATTTTTAAGCTCTTTTTTTTCTACTCCTCCCCACCAACGAACCATATGGAACAACCGTCGTAAGCAAAGCGTCATACAGCGGTTAATCGGTTTATGAACAaggtagaaaaaaacacagaacgTGCTTCCATTAGTCAACGGTTTAAGCCCGAAACAAGAGCCAAATCAATTTCTATTAAATCGCCCGATTGAGTTCGCTTATCATCGGAGCCGCCCGTCAGGGACCAGTTTACAAGATTCGATTAAAATATTCCCAGCACCCCCAGCATATAGGTACGTTCGTTCAAAAATCGTCCGAATGCGAATGATGAAAACAGCGAAACCATCGTCGCTTTTCCGCCGACAGATACGTGATCAATTAGGGCTGCTTTTATCCGGGTCGAACCAGTTGCGGTTCGGATTTGATTACTGCCCGTAGCGAGATCGACCCTGTCACGTGCCTGCTTTGGTCAGCCTACAGGTGGCGATTCGCGCGTAGAAGAAAAGGCCAATTGTCGTTTCGGGGTGACGCATCCCAGGCCTTAGGTGTTGCGCGCTAAAACTAATTACCTGCCATGGGCCAAAATCACTTTCGCTCTCTCGCTAAGCCGAATTCATTCCCTCAAACAACAATTGACCTCATAGGTGCAACTACGACACATACGGTCTGCACTTTGCTCGAACCGATTACCGTCCGTCCGACCCCCCTGTGAATGACGATTCCATTTCATTCCACGAGTGGGAGTCTGTCCGCATTGATTGATTGACTGATCGGATGATTGGCAGTGTGAGTAATGGTATCGAAGGTCTGGTCCAAGGCAAGCTCGGGAATAAATTAGGCAACAAGCATTGTTTCTCTCGTGCGCCAAAAATCACAGCACGAGAGACGCGTCGCGACGTCAGAGAAAAACGTCCACAATCGCAGTTGGCCGCCCGATCGATTGTGATGGATTGCGTCCCGTTGCGTTCCGTTTCCATTGGAAGCGATTAGCAAATTGCTGACAAACAATTGACTAGAGTAATTGGTACCTGTTTCTCAAACAAAATATTTCACAatctttcaataaaattggtaaggAAAGCATTTAAAACCTGATGGCTCCTGATGAGGTAAAATGTATTAACTTTTGAATCATGCATCTAATTGAATCGAATCGTTTCTAATTACCAGGAAAAGGACCTCACGCCGGTTCAATTTATAATCGGATTCATAACATAATTCGACAGTTGCCAGCAGAAGAGTATAAATACAACCAAGGTCAGATATTCAAGATTAATGAATTCAATTCATTTCAACTAAGTTTGTAGAGCGGACAAAACTTCTTCAAGTTGGATGCTGAAAATGAATAGTTTGTTTCTTTCGCACATTGATCACCATAGTGAAAGTTTTAGTAAATTCATTTTTGTTAGGGTCAACGTTAACTTAAACTCAAAAATTTTGCTGCATTCGCCGTCATATTTTGATCCAgtttaattttcatttattgGCACATCGCGTTGATTAGATGAATAAACTTAATCAACCGCAGCATAAACATTCTCTGTTGTTGATCTACGCTGAAACACGCACTCCATAGCTATCATATAGTTTAATCCCATTCATCCGATCCATTCACTCCCAGTTACGATATTAGTAACGATCTTTAAAGCTAACACACTCTCACTTCGTTACCAAATTATATTGTTGGTCGCTTTCGGTATTAtcaatgtgaaatatttttccatCAATGCCTAATATAGATCCAGAGAGTGCAAAAAACATGCTTGTCACGGATCTGGGACACCAACGAAGGCCTAGACACACAGATGAGTTAATATGAAATCACTCGGTCAGGCGCGAGCCGTTTCTTTGCCTCCTGATACTGACTTCTGTGATCGCACTGGCAGCAGCTGTTGTAGGTAAGTGAGGTTACGTTTTATTTCCTTCTCCGCCGTGTGGGCACACAGTCCGGGCACACACCACAAGCATTACTTATTAAACTGCGGGTCAACCTCTCTCCGGTTTGGAGCGTGCGGTCACGATGGGTaagggtaaacagggtaagaccgcccagcggggtaagaccgcccaccgtgattttactaccaagttatataataactgaaaaaattctttaacatgtctattacagtatatttacataacattttgcacccctttcttttttgatagtgcgcgaacagtcacagaaataattaaaaacaacctttcagctggcaaccagtcaacgcgctattgttttgcggcaacgggacttaaggtttttctgtctaaaaatctattgttttattcgtgaatatacgtttaaccgcttgcctgaatctgtcttctttcggaaatatcgaaggccgtgaataatcttgtaattttgactactttttcgatggaatatgaaaatgttccactgggggtaaagtcgcccactatacatggggtaaaaccgccacgtatacaagtgcttgttgttttacttcaagacccaaatgcctcaacACTAcgaagggaatatttacaggatcagtaaagcaatttcaagccacataagacatcaatgttaatcgaccatttccgatttggTAGAAGCTtttctagaaattttttttaacgcgactaatttttgaaaaaagtaaacttgtgtaaaaatggtattaatgaacaaaaaaaaatttagagccaggacggtttgtttgatcgatatgacttctccggcagagttgaaaatagcagttttttacttccgaaaaaagaacacactgtaaaaaaattaaagaaaagatataaaaatagaactaatttttttttttaatttatttaaaaaaaatgatatttctgCCTGcagaatctacaaaaggtaagctaataTTTGATGGTTAtttgatcatggagtaatagaaatatttatagctcaaattttgtaaagattttttcttgggcgtcgttggtaattttgttcgtcaaaaaaaccataaaaaaattgaaaatatgaacaaaaaatcaataattattattattactctatacataataagtcttcaaaaaaatcatacagacaggtataATGAGTTTGTATTTCTAGCTCAaagacaggtttattataaattgaatatcttgaaaaacccataaacattgatttgaacttggataatcaaaaaacaaaaaaagttaaaacttagaaaaaaaaattttttttcagatttttcacaatGTAGGTATATTTtatcagaaaagaaaaaaaaataccatccacaactttgtcaaagacactataccgataaaatcaacccaacttggccctaaaaatatttgttattctcAAAatatggtgggcgatcttactccgctggtgggcgggcttaccccgcatgaaaatgatctgcacattttcaatgaatttttaaaattgaaaaaaaaagctggaaaataaacaaaaaattttcagttcttattttttaaatgcgggtattgaatagaagaacctcttagcgaagaaaaaatgaaattgcagccgcaacttttttttatagacagaattgcttaagggggcggtcttaccccgcttacccctacagATATTATAGCGCCTGCTGTTCTGCCAGTAAACTGGTGATGCGCGCACGCCACGCGAAATCGTTTCTCCATCACTCAGACAGCGCGCGGCCCAGTTCTATCAAAGCAGGCGCCTCCCGGACTACGCTAATCAACTGGACAGCCCCAGCAACTATGTGTACAGACATAGATTGGAGGAGCTCGTATTTTCTTTCAATGGAGATTATTGTCGcggtaataaaataaaataacgaTAATAGCGCGTACGAAGATGAAGTGTGATTAGCATGGCTAGAATTATGATTATGAAAACACCCTAGAGTAAAGATTCATAACCTGTCAGTTTCTGTTGGCTCATATTTCCAgcgttttttgtcattttatccGCTTTCTCGACGTTTGAGCCGAAATCAAATCGAATATTGAACGccaaattacatattttttgtAAGATGAATGTCATTAAACATACAAAGTGTTTTCTCTAGTTTAGGTGAATTCAAAAATTTCCTTTCAGTTTCTTAACACGCTCGCTTCGATTGGACAATACGAGTGACACATCGTCACACAAAATCGACCTTTCACTCTGAAGACCACGAATGGTGCATTGCTTCCGTCAGATTTATCTCGGCTCAGTCAAACCGTTCCAGAAGTGGTGTTCGTTAGATTTCATTACGATTAACGGAACGTGGAACTTGGCATGACATTGAAACTAATAAAACCTGGCATAAATCGGTAGAACCGAAAACGAAAGAACACCACCATCAATGCCTATAAGTACAAAGGAAAGCCCGTCCTGCAAATGCCATCAAATAGGCGAATATTCCAATCGATTTCCGGTGCCACAAGTAATGCGGGTAAGTACCTTATAAATGTCTGTTCGGTGCTCAGTTTGTGAGCAACCGAATGACGGATTGTTGCCACCCGGAAAAACCAGCCGGAGCTGACCGAAACAATTgcattttcatcattttcaattttcgttaCACCCTCTCTTCTTAGCGCTTTGGCTCTAGTTGAAATGTCATGCAATTCACCAGCATCGC encodes:
- the LOC129720602 gene encoding uncharacterized protein K02A2.6-like; the encoded protein is MRKLISNSVSWQWTAVEEGEFKSVKELVSDIGTLRYYNMNLPITIECDASCFGLGAAVYQQDGVIGYASRTLTATEKSYAQIEKELLAILFACIRFDQLVVGNPKVTIKTDHRPLINIFQKPLLSAPRRLTLEYVTGKDNVVADALSRAPLHDDITVDAYKKSNIYKVFEDLGNVKMSNCLSISDTRLSEIMQATAKDSTMQLIIEYILNGWPTTADQVPDSVKIYFRYSQELSTQDGLIFRNDRILVPQPLRRKLIDICHASHNGIEATLKLARANVFWPGMSAQIIEAIQSCATCAKFAASQSNPPMITHGIPVYPFQFVSMDVFFSDYQGTKRAFLVTVDHYSDYFEVDILKDLKPESVIAACKENFARHGKPQIILTDNGTNFVCRKMEEFAIEWDFQHTTSSPHHQQSNGKAEAAVKIVKRLLKKSEESGIDFGYALLHWRNIPNKIGSSPAARLFSRSTKCGIPTSAKNLFPKVVEGVPNSIEANREKIQVRYDNSSKHLPDLQVGSPVYVQLNPEISKEWSRGTVSNRLSERSFQVEVNGAGYRRSLVHIKPCKDPTTIPNYSISTKSSQQETISDTPVPNDTFFANDCHASNQSAPAAIDAASTALPDMPSATQRGFYSKEKRASLAISPIVRPRRESLLPTKLKDYHVDLR